The genomic window AACCCGATGTTCTCCAAGTACTTCCTCTCCGTCGGTGATTGGACGGCGCGGCTGTGGTTTGAGGACTTCAAGTTCATGCCCATGTTTAGCACCTTCTACCACAAGGCATACTTAACCTGTGGTGTGTGGCACACGGTGCGGCCGGGCGTCTTTTTCACGACCCGCATGGACGGGTACGTGGATGTGTGGGACTTGATGCTGCGCCAGACCACGCCTTCCTTGTCCTTCCAGGTGTCAGACTACGCCTTGCACACCATCAAGCCCTCCCAGAACGGCAATTACGTCGCCACTGGCGGCATTGACGGGAATGTGTCGCTGATGGAACTGTCTCCCTCGCTGTGCACGATGGTGCCCGATGAGAAGAACGTCATCGGCACTCTTTTCGAGAACGAAAGCCTGCGGGACAAGAATCTCGATCGTGCACTGAAGGAAAAGCGTGCCATGGCGCGTCAGCgtgagcgccgcagcacgcaTCTCGCCGGGATCACCAGAGCGCCGACGAAGGAGGAAGCTGCGCTCGACGACGTTGCCGCGAAGTacatggaggaggtgagcacCGTCAAGGCcaaggacacacacaccagcgaCGAAACCGATGCCCAGCGACTCAAGGTGCTGGAAGACTTGGAGGATGGCATGGAACTGTATGACTAGCCTGCTGGTGCCACCCCCAAGCTTATCCCGTGATGATTGTTCTCAATCAGACTAATAGACTGGCGCACCTGCGGGTTTATCTAcaggtgatggtggtggtgagaggaACAAGGAGAGCTGCCGACTGAAGAGGGATTTTGAGTGGCTTTTGGTTGCCTTTTCTGTTGTGGtcaccttcctcctccgcagttGCTTACTTTGCACTCTGCAGTGGAGTGTTGGtacttttttcttttttatATTGtagcctcccccccctcccgacCCCGCTGCCTGTGACAATCGTGTTTGCTGATTAGGAGGCGCCGCTTTGTCACAGCATCATTGATGGGCCATGCGGCACGCAGTACCGTCTGTTTTCCGTCCCCACACGTTGTGTTGGTCCATGTGCGGACTCGTAGCGagtctctttctccctcgtcgttctttctttctctgcaCGCGGGCAAGTCTGTGGGCGTGGCTTGATCCTGTacgatacacacacaacgacGGAGGGACACCAAATggggtggcgatggtgaagAGGGATGGCGCTCAAAGAAGTGAGGGGAGGCAGCATCTGAAACCAGCAATAAAAAGGATCCGTTCGCTTGTTGCTTCTCCTGagccctccttctctttctccacctGTTGTCGTCGCCTTTGCTCGCCGTCTTTGCTTACCGCTTCGCtcgtgtgtttttttttttcttgagATGTACATACGTGGCACTgtcgcagacacacacacacacacatatatacatacGTGTAGTCACGCACAGACTCTCCCATTCTCTCGGTGACATACCGTACACTGGCGATTTAGTGCGTTGTGCACCTCCGTGTcgatgtctctctctctctctttgcgtgtGAAGGTGTGTAGATTGTTTATGTAtgcccacccccctttctctctactCCACTCTTTACTATTTTGTGCTCTGATTGGTCTTCAAGACAGAAAATCACAAAACGAAAGAcggacagaaaaaaaaacgccgcCGAGTGGAGTCCTGCCACGCGGTAAAGACTTGGCTACCACTAGACGATACGGTCGCAGCAAGGGCCACCGTCACTCTAGCTGTTGACCCGCGTTGTGAAGGCACTGAAAGTTATGTGTTCTGGTGAGCTGTTCACTTATTTGAGACGCCAAACATCTGCGCGGGTGATGGATGGTGGCTTCTTGTAGGCTGCATGATGCCCTTTTCAAAGACGTGTCTTTTGTGACCGTCGACGGTGTGAGCAGGTGGGCGGAAAATCTGCTTATTCTTCAGCACTGTCTTGGGATGGGACTATCGTCCTTCCCCTGGTATGGCAGTGCTGAACTGTAACTCTCCTTCTATACACTCATTCGCATATGTGCCCAcaccctctttcctttcttcaATATCGTCAAAAAAACGGCATGCGACTTGTCGTACTCGTGCACGATTCCGGTGTCCTTTGTAGCTGTGAAAGGCGCTTTGTCAGCTATTCCTGCAATTTTGCAGCGTCCGCTTGTCTCCCCCATCATTTTCGTGTGCCCCTCAGTTGTTGAAGTGTTGTGGCGAACAAAGaagcccctctccccccccccctccccccaaaaaaaaacgaagaagcAAATACGTCCAACATTTCGGATTTGCACCTTCTCGCGCACGTCTAGCAGCAATGCCGACGAACAAGACGCTTCCCAACCTCAATCACTTCATGGAGAAGCGGATCGTCGTAAAGATACAGGGTGGCCGCTCCATCTCCGGCGTGCTGCGCGGTGTTGATGAGCACATGAGCATTGTGCTGCACAACGCCATGGATGAAACCCGCAATGCGAATGGCAGCGACGAGGGGACGATGACGGCACTCGGAACCACTGTGATTCggggcagcgctgtcgtcgAAATCACGAGCGCCGATGTTTGAGAAGGTAAGCGAATATGCGTACGCCGGAACGAAATGGGGCCGAATGGCAAAGGTCTCTGAGTGGCGCTCCTGCATCAGGCGAGAAAGGCCTTCGGCTGCCACCTTCACGCCCTACTCTTTGCACATACGTGAGGTGTCGCTGTGCAACGTAGCTGCGTGTCCGTCGGTGCTATTGTTTTGCGAATAGGGTCTGCATTGATGGCGAGGAAGTATTCTCGGTTTTGTGTCACGCGCGCCTGTCTCTGCGTATGTAGGCTTGTCCCGTGTCTCTACCTTGCCTcgtgcgctcctcctgcctcatcctctctgcttctcccaGTCTcactgctctctctctctctctgtgtgctgcTACAAGACACAGTATGGAGGGGGAGCCGAAGTAGGGTAGAAAAGAGGATTATCCAGGCGAAGGCAGGTCGTGGATGCAGCGACGTCAAAGGGAGCGGCGTACGCACTGTGAGAGAAGTAAATcatcacccccctcccctcaggCAAGGCGAATAGTGACACGTGGCGGACTGGGCCACTCGGGTCTACACGCGGAGCAcagcagaaagagaatgCGAGACACTGCGCGCGCTTGTCCGTCGCTCTCATTTTCCCTACGCCTTTTTGTGCCTCCACAAGCCTTGCACGCGACTCGTTGTGTGCAAGCTACCACTATGGGTCGTGCGACAGGACGACGTGTGCGCGTTCATGTAGTGAAGGTCACACTCGTGCTTTTATTCATACAGTGCCTCCACATGTGTGCCATCACTAGCGATCGTCGTCGCTCCTTTTCTTGCTTTCTTTGAAGCTTTCCCTACCCTCTgatctccctctctctctctctctctaccgcGCCTCTACCATTAACCATCGCAGCACTTTGTTGCACGCGCTTCTACCACACGCGGAGTGTACGGGCGTCGAGTGCGCTCTGCTTACCTGTCTTCTCTGGCTCTTCTGGTGTTTCTTTTGGTGGCGCGGGCGGAGCCGCTTCACTCTTCCGCATTTTGATTAGGTGAGCCTCATTTTGGAATGAAACAGCACGGGACAACCATCCAACTATCGACACGCGTGCGCCGACGGACACTCGAtactcctctccctttcactcACCCGGGTCGCACACCTCCAGGCGTCACATTCGCTTACCGAAGGGCAGAAAATAAAAACGCCCCATTCAGCCACGGAGTGCTGCTCGTCTCCTTTTAGTCGCTTCCTGTAGTCGTTAGTTGTGCATTCCCGCCGCTCTTTCACCCCCTGCCCTGCCCCCCGTCTTACACAGCGCATCGGGTACGTTTCTCATTAAATCCGGACCAATACGAGAAGAGCAcgaaaagcaaacaaacaaacaaaaaaaaggaagcacAGAAAATGGCAGGTTTAGACGTTGCGTGGATTCCGTTTACGGTGATGTACTTGCTGTACCTCATCCCACCGACCCTGATGGAGGTGTACTCGTACTACAGCCGCGGTGGTCTCGTCCGCTATGAGGATATCAAGTACGATGACAGCTTTTGTCCACAGTACCAGTGGAACCGCGACACGGAGGTGTACTACAAACGTTTCCTCGACCGTCCCACCAGCGAGGCCAGCAACGCGTTCTTTTCATGGCTGGACTGGAGTTCGGAGTCCTACGACCGAACGATTTACATCCTCCGTCGCAACTTAGCGAAGCAGGACGGCGAGGTGAgtgtgtggtggcggtaCATTTACGGCCCCTTCATCTTCAACTGGCCCAAGAAGACTTGGCTGCgcggcgacgatgccgcGTGCCGGAAGATGCCGGTGTGGGGCGTAGGCGGCGAGGGGCGTGCTCGCACGGAATACGAAGAGGCCAAGGCGAAAGGCTTCAACAAGAACTATCATTACCAGATTATGCGCAAGATCCGCCGTGAGCAGGCGCTGAAGGCGGCACAAGAGAGGGCGGCCATCAAGTGAGGAGAGGACGGTGCACAGGCAGAGCACGTGAAGTCTTGGGCGTCTTCGTGATGGGattctttcttttttttttcttagcCTCTCATTCTGCTTGTGTTGCGCCTCTCCTCGATGAGTGATGTGttcgtgtttttttttcctcgtgGCTCTCTTTCCAGGACGTGGATGCGCGTAtagaggaggtggtgtgcTTAAGGGCCGTTGTGTGGACTCCTTGTCCACTGTAGGGTTTCTTGATGTTTAGttctttgcttgtgtgtgtgtgtgtgtccttcaTGTTGCTGTATCAATTCGTGTGTAAATGCTGTCGGTGCGTGCTTTGTTGGCgtctcgcgcgcgctctgAGCTTGGGGCATGGGTGCTTCCGTTTTACTGATGTAGtgtggtgtatgtgtgtgtgtgctgacaTGTGCGCATCGGTGGTAACCAAAACACGCCGCACGACATCTTCACTTCCACGCTTTCTTCCCTTCAACGAAacggaagaaaaggaagccGAACAAACAATGAAAACCAATAATGACCGGCAGTGAAAGCGAAGCGGTGCTGACAAGTGGGCTCCGTGTGCACACCGAAACGAGGACGGCTtacgcctctccctcctccgcacctccccccctcctgcctTTGGGGGGAAAGAGCAGCAATCTTCTTTGTCTGGAATGTGCACACAGACCACCATCAACGTCACCTTCATCAACAGGCGTGCCTAGTCTCCACGTCAGCTCAAATGGGGTATTTAGCGCTTCTCTTGGGAAGGGCCCAGTCTTACCATACAGGTGCCACAACTACCCTTTACTTGTAAAATGCCTTCACTCTTCGaccgctttctcttctgttgtCTCACACGTTATGTTGTGCCATTTGCGCGTTTTTCCGGCGTATGGCAACGTCACCCGTGCACACATCATTTATGTACGCAATGTGAAAACATCAACACTGTCGCGTTTTCCCAATGCGTCTTTCTGCcgacgtgcgcgtgtgcgacgTGAATTTTATGTCCATCATCCGGTAAGATTtgtccttttttcttttctttagCTACGCGTAGGCCCACGAGCTCTTTGTGCTCCTCTCCATCTTAGCACTCGtgtctcctctttccctctaccACGCGATTTTGGGCAAGAGCCCCTCCTCATagcccccctcttcccttccctctatACACCGAGGGCGAGGCATTTTGCAGTCTGTGGGCCTCCCCACAGTGTGTCCCCGGGCCTCTGAGGGTGTCTTCTCACAACTGACGAGTGCCTCCTCTTCTAACGCATACGCACGGAGCGACAACTCAAGCTCAACCTGTGCGACGCTCTACAGCGTCTCGTCGGGCGCACAGGTGAGACGaccccccccttcctgcTTCTCCGAAGCTGTGTTGCTGTGTATTGTATCGCTAACAACTCTGCGAAACCCTTCTTGTTTCCTTTTGCATAGTGGGCGTGACGCTTCTGCGGGAGCACATCGCTGACCCTTTCTCTGTGATACGCCGACCGCAGTCGGTGGCGCACCGAGTCGCACAAGTGTGCCTCGCTTGCTGAAGATATCCTTTTAGGAGTACCCCTCtaaagcaaaacaaaaacacACATAAAAAACGAAAAACTCATCACCACGAGTGATCGTCATTTTGATTTTGCTgtcttcgcctcctctgtgtatttcttcttctttttgttgttgttgctgttttaTGGCAGAAGTGTTGATTCACAGAAGACCAGAATTGTCGGATACgccatctctctctgctccGTTTCGTTCTTCGTGATCATCCGGTTTTCTTTAgtaccccttccccctcctttgcctctttCCTCAGTGCCTCTCGCTGGCTTTTGTGTCGCCACTCACCACAGTGCAGATTCTTTGGAGGCTCTCGCTTAGTATATCAGTGACATTACCATCTGCGAATCGCTCCGCTGCATTTTtattctccccctccttgtcCTCCTTCGTCTTGACGgtgttgctgtgctgtgctTACTCCCGCCTCGCTCCCTCACGCTCGAGTTCTGGTCGCTGTCTCGGTTGTTGTCAGCAGAGAGAGTTGTTGTCCCCCCTTTCAGCTCACCCGTTGCGCGTGcactttccccttttttcaTATAACCTGACTTGACGACCGCTGGTAGAGCGTTGTGTTTGGCACTCCAAGCACCTCTCAGTGACGTGCTATAGCTCACCGCGGCTTTTGCTCACCTTACGCACagaagcaaacaagcaaaacaTGGACGACTTCCGGTTTTACATGGAGGGAGTCGGTCTGCTGGAGGGGAACACGCGCCGTGCAAACGCTGAGCTGATCGCTGCCATCAACAGCCCTGACCCAATGGTTCAGTACAGCGGCTTGCAGGTGCTGTGTGATCAGCTCACAATGAGCTCCTTCATCTCGCCTTCCACGATGGCCACTATTCCGCTCATTTtaccagcggtgctgcggtgcatcGCGTCGTCGCACGCGCGCGAAGTGTTCATCACGGCGGCCCGCGCGCTCACCTACATCATCGACGCCTTTCCTCGCACCTTTGAGACAACCCCAACCCGCACCACCTTGGTCgaagtgctgctgcagcacctccggtCCATCCAGGACGTGGAGCTGTCGGAGCAATGCATCACCTGCTTGGAGTTGATCACGCGGAGTCAGATGGGGAGCCGCGAACTGCTACGCAGTGACGGAGTCGAGGCAGTACTTGGCTTTGCCGACTTCTTCACCCTTCACAAGCAGCGGCAAATTTGGACGATTGTGCAGCGACTCGTCGGTGAGGTGGACGAGAGTAGCGTGCAGCATATCACCGCTTGCCTTCCCACACTGCGGCTCGGCATGACAAACGGCGACGCCGAAATACGTCAAAAGGCAATCGCCACACTGGCGCAGGCCATTGAAGGCGTCAAGATGAACCGAGCCACCGTGGAGACGGTGTTCGGCGACGCGGCAGACCGCATCGCATCCCTGCTACACGAGCGCGATGTCAATGACGACGCGCTCTCCTCGGCGCTCTTTCTTCTGTACGCAGGTGTGCAGTGGAGCGCTGCGATCGCGTCCTCGGTGATACAAAGTGGCCTCTTCAACACGCTGCTCTCCTTGCTGGAACCGGTGCCGACTCCGGCGCTGGtagcagagcagcagaccGCCTCGTCGTCCATTGGGAGAGCTCGGCGCGGCAACGGTGCAGCCGAACGGATAGGGGAACGTGAGACCGGAAGAGAGGATGGACATGGCGCTGGTTCTGAGGCAGCAGTTGTGCGAACGCTGGTGCTTACCTCGCACCAGCGCACCACCGTGTGCCGGCTTTTGGCTTCTCTGCTAATTCCGTACAGGACCGGCGCTGCGGAGCAACTCGAGCGACTGGAGATGTTGACACAGCGACCACTGCGCACTGGCGCCCCGGCCCTAGGTAACCACGTGGACATggatgacgatgatgacgaAGATGAGGACTACAcaacggaggaggaagacggcgGGGATGAGGTGCCGGACCTTGACGatgacagcagcggtgacgctACcctgtcgcagctgcgccagcgactGGCACATGAGCAGGGCCTCAGGATCGAGACAAAACCTGCCTACGCCCGATGCCGTGCCTCCGGTTTCATATGCGACGGATGCGGGAAGAACTGCCTCCCCGGGGACTGGTACCGGTGCAACGAGTGCCCCGACAAGGACTACTGCACTGCTTGTGTTTTACAGCAGTACAAGCAGGATCACGATGGCCAGCACAGCTACACCGATATGGAGCAGGTGGTGGGCGCTACAGCGCGCAATCGGGATAAGCTGGAGCTCTACCGGACGTCGcctcagctgctccagcgcgtTTTGGAAGCCATCCCCACAGttgtcggtgtgtgcgtcGCCTCTGAGGTCGTTGCGGTGCGGGTGTCGTGTCTCGACTTCCTTGTTAGTGCGGTTGATATGGCCTCTAGAGAGCAGCTTATTGCGAGCGGCATCACAAACCTCCCCCTCGGGGAGGTTCTCAATAACAATCTCCGCGGCGCCGACCTTCTCTGCAATGCCCTTGCGGTCGCTCTAGCGGGCCGGCTGTTGATCACGGCGAGTGATGCCTATCAGGTACAGTTCGTACGAGAGGGCGTAAAGCTGAGTCTGCAACTACtaaagcagcgctgcagggtGAGGGGAAGGGCAACGCTCACGCGCGAGGCGCGCGCAGCCTTGACGACGTCTACTGCCGGATGGTGCACCATCATTGGCACTGAGGCGTCAACGCTGCTCCAGCGTTTCGTGGGGATCGAAGATGAGCAAGAGGTTGAATCCCTCCGTCGTGTCGTTCAGGAACTCCGTCAAGACCACTTCAGCACCGCGGTGAGCCTGCTGCGTGACTTGCTTTCTGCTGACATCACGGCTTTCGAATTTTACTCGAGCGGTATTGTGCGAGAGCTGCGGAGCTGCCTGGGCCGACTGCAAAACATCTACGCAGTGATGTACCTAGTCGCTGCGCTCTCCAGCTCGTCTACCAAGAAGAAAGGTgcgggagagagcagcgctgctgacgtcCCGCTGACgtcggccgccaccgctgcttcgtGGGGAGGTCACAGCAGGTGTAGCCTGCTTGCCCATTTTGTGCATCACCTACACACAATACTAACGCTTCTCGACGACTTTGCCGTGCCCACGTATGACTTTATCGGCGATGTTCACCACTACTTCGTTGTTTCTTTTGAGCCGCACCACGCAACTGTCGCGGTGGCTGGTGACATGCCATcagccacctccacctccaacgcacgcggcagcggcggtgacagcTCTCTTTCACCACGGGAATGCATCAAGGCGCGTATTCGACCCATTTCGAGCGTGAGCGCTATGGTCCAAGTTCTCCAGCAGGaagtgctgcggcaggagagcgaggaaggaAACGACGGCGACAGAGAGGATGACGAGGCGGTGACCAACATCTTACCCGACCTGCACCCGCGACACTCCTCTGCGTCTGGCAGCGCAGATGTTCCTGCGCCTGCTAACCTGTCTCAgcccccctcaccaccagcGAACAGCATATGGATTCGCTATGGCGCACATGTGCTTCCGCTGTCGATGACAATGCTGCAGATTATGGAGCACCTTGTCCTGCCTGCCGCGGCGACCTCCACAGACGAGACGCGAACCAGCCCCCACGCCAACACTGAACAAAGGCCTAAGCCGCGCCACACCGTTACTGCTtcagaggaagggggagacgaGGAGCAGGAAGCCGGGCACGGCGCCCACAACCGTCTCGTGGGACTAGACACATCGAACGCCGCCGGATTCTCTCTGCAGCGACCTGTTGTACTGCACTACAGCACCACCCCATACAATCCGCAGCAGTACTCCTTGTATAAGGTGCCGAATGCATTCCCTGCCAGCGGCAACCCCcaggcaccgctgcaggtgcgcctgCCGTCTCAGGATTGCGAGCCGAGCGCGGTGCGTAGCGTAAAGCAGCAGCTTGCTGGTGCTTTCCACTACAGCCGGCACGTGCTCTCCGACAGCCAGCGGGATGTTCTGGGTCTGCTTGGCATTCTGCATGCCGCGGTCGTAAactgggtggcgctgcttaCCTACGTGCAAAAgcaagccgctgctgcatcaaAGCATCTGCACGGCATCGATGTTGCGTGCATTCTGAAAACCTTCGCTCCTGCCATCTCCATCACCGAGTTTCAACACCCGAAGCTTAACAGCAAAGCGGCTCAGCAATGCTCGCAGATGCTTCTGGctgggcagcagcgtggcaccTGGGCCGTGAAACTCGCTCTGGATTGTACCTATCTTTTCAACTACTCGACGCGCAAGTTCCTCTTCGACGTCGGCTTCACTTCGACGGATCGCTGCTTGATTCGGATGCGCAAGTACCGGGAGCTATTTGGCTTGAACGAACCGCGCGTGTCGAGTGAGCAGATGCGGAGCGTCTACGGTCAACTCAAGAAGGAAGCGAAACGGGTGTGGCGTGAGGATATCTTAGAGTGCGCGAAGACGGTGCTCGGTGCACAAGATGCGCAGGAGCGGAACCGCGTGTGGAGTTTTCACTTCTATAACGAAAACGGCTGGGGCGATGGCCCCACGCGCGAGTTTTACACCCTTGTCAGTCAGCAGTTGCGACAGCGGAAGTTGGGGCTGTGGCGCAACGGCAACGAAGCTGCGGAGGACACAGAGTACGATGTCACTGCCGTGGGCCTATTCCCAAGGCCAATGCCGCCCGGGTCCGCccaggagaagcagcacctTGTCCCTTTTTTCCGTCTTGTTGGGCGGTTTATTGGACGAGCCCTCCTTGACGAGCACGTGCCCGGCCTTCCGCTCTCACCGGTCTTTCTCCGCCTTTTGCGCGGTGATGTGTGCGGAGTGTACGATGTGCAGGACATCAGCGAGGAGGTCGGTCGCCTGTTGGTTGCTATGACAGAAGCTGCTGGGCATGGGCAcacgcgcctgcagctgccaggACAGAAGAAagtggtggaggtgcaggACCTCGCCCTCGACTTCACGCTTCccggcgacgacagcgtgGAGTTGTGTCCGGATGGGGCGAACACGCTGGTGACGGCCGAGAACATGATGGCGTACTGCGACGCGGTCACAAGCTTTCTGCTCGATCGCGGGGTAGCCGCGGCCGTCCACGCGCTCCGCGAGGGCTTCCACTGGTACATTCCACTCGTGGCACTGCATATGCTCAGCGTGGACGAGTTGCACCAACTCCTCGCTGGACACGAGACGGCAGTGACGCGCGAGGACTTTGAGAAGTATAGCGAGGCAAACTACGGGTATACTCTGAACTGTAAGCATGTGCAGTGGCTCTTCGACATCCTAGCCGCCTtcacggtggaggagcagaagctgttttttttgtttctcacCGGCTCTGCGCACCTCCCCGTAGGCGGATTAGCCCGCCTACGGCCGTCCTTCACCATTGTGCGAAAAACGTCCGAGGATGCCGGTatcaaggaggaggacatgctGCCCTCCGCCATGACGTGCCAGAACTATTTGAAGCTGCCGCAATACAACACGaaagaggagatggagaagaagcTGCGCTTCGCCATGGCCGAGGGCAGTGGCGCGTTCTTGCTCTCCTAGGCACCTCGGCGACCACTACaaggcagtggaggcggctctctgtctctctccacttctctCTATTCATCAGTCCATCTATCgtatgagagagagagccatcGCTCTGTCTCCCTggccccttccccttctctctgtgcatgtgtgtacgTACACCTCTAGGAATCTGTCGATCCACCTACGGAGGTAGATGTGCATAGAAATATACACGGCCGAGCGCGTATGGTCTTCTGAATTGCTGTGCGTTGGTCCTCGTGCTGCAGATACTGTTCGGGCGCTGTTGTTTCTGTTTTgtttctgctgccgctgccgctgtgaaGGCATTATCGGggtttctcctcctcgtcattcttttcttcttgttgttgttggagTACAAGGAGGAAGCCGTTGACCTTGAGAGCGTGTGGCAGTTGTTCTGCGCGCTGTcgcctcccttcctttcttGTTAGTTTGCTAGTGACCATGAGCATCTTTCATCTCGCTTCTTGGTGGTGCGATctagccccccccctcctcccaaaCGAACACGCAGGCTGACAAATCCATAGAGACCCTCTCGCGCTTCCATGCGTGTTTTGAGGGACAAATGGGACACCTCCACTTTGTTGCTCTCGttgccccccttcccctggCTGTCTTGTACCCTACTGGGAGAGTGCCAAATTCCCACAGGAACGCAACGgactctctcgctctcgctgcggTTCTGGGCTCACTGTTGGTGATATACAGCTCTCGTCTTCGCACCACGCTCTGTGCTTGTGCAGAAGCTCTGTTAAAGTGAGGCGTAGCTGGACGTACAAGTGACCTtgctcctccccttctctcctatTCTCTATTGCGCGGCTGAGCACcccactctctttctcttttcccccctGTTGCTCTAGCTCTCTCGTGCGCTGCGCGCACGTCACCCACTTCCCCGCCCTTCCGCCCTTTCATAACGCACTGGGCTGGGCTTAACACCCAAAGGGTGTGCTGTGCAGTGGCCTGATTTCGTTGCTCAAAGGAGATtgtcggaggaggaagtgccTGAAGCGACGTAAAGGAATCGATCTTTGAATGTGAGTGCGTGCGCGTTGCATTCGTGTCTCcctgcttccctctccccttcccagcacacgcacacacacacacacacacacacacgtgctgtGTCAGAGAGGTGTAGCACTGAGGGAGGGCCCTCTGGAGTTTCTGCGTGTCTGCTTAGCACACCTGACTGACACCAGGTTAAAGGACGGCATAGTTTGTGCCTCTCGCCTTGCCACGCTCTCGCAGACATAAGGGATCTCCTTCTTggtgtctctgtgtgcatcatttgtgcgcctctcccttGCGTATCTGTTGTGACTGTGGTCCACCTTGTACGCTAGCTTTTGCCGCCAAGCGGGCTTTGCGTCctcgtggggggggggcttttgttgttgttttgttgAGTGTTCTTGGTGTTGCACTGTGTTGCTGTAAGACCTGCCAGAGGTCGACACCAAAGTCCATATCCCTTCCGTTTCGCCGCcccatctctttctctctctgtgtgggcccctctctcgttgtgttgttgtttctctttttcttcttcaggGACCTCTCGGTGTTCCGGCACCGTGTGGCGCTAGTTGTTATGGAATCCATCTTAGATTTTAGTAAGCCGCTCGATGTACGGCAATTCGAGCAGGTCGTGACGGCCATGTCCTCCGGCAGTCCGGCGCAAATTATGGAGGCCCAGGAGATCTTGACGCGTTTCAAGGCAAACTCAGAGGCATTCTTGCGCGTCGACAAGTTGCTCACGGAGTCGCACAGCACAAGCACGCGGTTCTTCGCGCTACAGGTCTTGGAGGACACCATTTTGCACCGCTGGAACACCCTCTCCACCGACAACCAAGTGGCGATTCGTAACTTTGTCGTGAGCCTGATCGTCCGCGAATGCACGAGCTTTGCTCATATTCGCCAGAACCGCACCCTGTTGACAAAGATGAACATGACACTCGTATCGATTGCGAAACGAGAGTGGCCGGTGCGGTGGCCAAATTTTGTGCAGGAGATCTCGACAAGCGCCTCGCTGTCGGAGCCAATGGTGGAGAATAACCTCAACCTGCTTCGCCTTGTAGGCGAGGAAGTGTTTGAGTTCGGTGAAAAAACGCTGACGTCGCGGTGGGTAGAGCGCAAGAAGCAGGCTCTCGCACAGGACTTTCGCTTCATTATGGAGCTGTGCGTCACTGTCATTGTCAACGCAGAGgacacggcgctgctccgtACTGCGCTCGCCACGCTGGAGGTGTATGTGCCATGGATGACACCGGAGGTCATAT from Leishmania panamensis strain MHOM/PA/94/PSC-1 chromosome 32 sequence includes these protein-coding regions:
- a CDS encoding small nuclear ribonucleoprotein, putative (TriTrypDB/GeneDB-style sysID: LpmP.32.1140) — translated: MPTNKTLPNLNHFMEKRIVVKIQGGRSISGVLRGVDEHMSIVLHNAMDETRNANGSDEGTMTALGTTVIRGSAVVEITSADV
- a CDS encoding hypothetical protein (TriTrypDB/GeneDB-style sysID: LpmP.32.1150) encodes the protein MAGLDVAWIPFTVMYLLYLIPPTLMEVYSYYSRGGLVRYEDIKYDDSFCPQYQWNRDTEVYYKRFLDRPTSEASNAFFSWLDWSSESYDRTIYILRRNLAKQDGEVSVWWRYIYGPFIFNWPKKTWLRGDDAACRKMPVWGVGGEGRARTEYEEAKAKGFNKNYHYQIMRKIRREQALKAAQERAAIK
- a CDS encoding hypothetical protein (TriTrypDB/GeneDB-style sysID: LpmP.32.1160) produces the protein MDDFRFYMEGVGLLEGNTRRANAELIAAINSPDPMVQYSGLQVLCDQLTMSSFISPSTMATIPLILPAVLRCIASSHAREVFITAARALTYIIDAFPRTFETTPTRTTLVEVLLQHLRSIQDVELSEQCITCLELITRSQMGSRELLRSDGVEAVLGFADFFTLHKQRQIWTIVQRLVGEVDESSVQHITACLPTLRLGMTNGDAEIRQKAIATLAQAIEGVKMNRATVETVFGDAADRIASLLHERDVNDDALSSALFLLYAGVQWSAAIASSVIQSGLFNTLLSLLEPVPTPALVAEQQTASSSIGRARRGNGAAERIGERETGREDGHGAGSEAAVVRTLVLTSHQRTTVCRLLASLLIPYRTGAAEQLERLEMLTQRPLRTGAPALGNHVDMDDDDDEDEDYTTEEEDGGDEVPDLDDDSSGDATLSQLRQRLAHEQGLRIETKPAYARCRASGFICDGCGKNCLPGDWYRCNECPDKDYCTACVLQQYKQDHDGQHSYTDMEQVVGATARNRDKLELYRTSPQLLQRVLEAIPTVVGVCVASEVVAVRVSCLDFLVSAVDMASREQLIASGITNLPLGEVLNNNLRGADLLCNALAVALAGRLLITASDAYQVQFVREGVKLSLQLLKQRCRVRGRATLTREARAALTTSTAGWCTIIGTEASTLLQRFVGIEDEQEVESLRRVVQELRQDHFSTAVSLLRDLLSADITAFEFYSSGIVRELRSCLGRLQNIYAVMYLVAALSSSSTKKKGAGESSAADVPLTSAATAASWGGHSRCSLLAHFVHHLHTILTLLDDFAVPTYDFIGDVHHYFVVSFEPHHATVAVAGDMPSATSTSNARGSGGDSSLSPRECIKARIRPISSVSAMVQVLQQEVLRQESEEGNDGDREDDEAVTNILPDLHPRHSSASGSADVPAPANLSQPPSPPANSIWIRYGAHVLPLSMTMLQIMEHLVLPAAATSTDETRTSPHANTEQRPKPRHTVTASEEGGDEEQEAGHGAHNRLVGLDTSNAAGFSLQRPVVLHYSTTPYNPQQYSLYKVPNAFPASGNPQAPLQVRLPSQDCEPSAVRSVKQQLAGAFHYSRHVLSDSQRDVLGLLGILHAAVVNWVALLTYVQKQAAAASKHLHGIDVACILKTFAPAISITEFQHPKLNSKAAQQCSQMLLAGQQRGTWAVKLALDCTYLFNYSTRKFLFDVGFTSTDRCLIRMRKYRELFGLNEPRVSSEQMRSVYGQLKKEAKRVWREDILECAKTVLGAQDAQERNRVWSFHFYNENGWGDGPTREFYTLVSQQLRQRKLGLWRNGNEAAEDTEYDVTAVGLFPRPMPPGSAQEKQHLVPFFRLVGRFIGRALLDEHVPGLPLSPVFLRLLRGDVCGVYDVQDISEEVGRLLVAMTEAAGHGHTRLQLPGQKKVVEVQDLALDFTLPGDDSVELCPDGANTLVTAENMMAYCDAVTSFLLDRGVAAAVHALREGFHWYIPLVALHMLSVDELHQLLAGHETAVTREDFEKYSEANYGYTLNCKHVQWLFDILAAFTVEEQKLFFLFLTGSAHLPVGGLARLRPSFTIVRKTSEDAGIKEEDMLPSAMTCQNYLKLPQYNTKEEMEKKLRFAMAEGSGAFLLS